One Campylobacterota bacterium DNA window includes the following coding sequences:
- a CDS encoding EscU/YscU/HrcU family type III secretion system export apparatus switch protein: MKKAVALRYDREKERAPRVVASGKGSSAENIIKVAELHNLPIRRDEDLVELLSKVEIDREIPEKLYVAVAEVFRFIYALTNKPK, translated from the coding sequence ATGAAAAAAGCGGTGGCACTGCGGTACGACCGCGAAAAAGAGAGGGCGCCGCGCGTCGTCGCTTCGGGCAAAGGAAGCAGTGCGGAGAACATCATCAAAGTCGCCGAACTCCACAACCTCCCCATCCGCCGTGACGAAGACCTCGTCGAACTGCTCAGCAAAGTCGAAATCGACCGGGAGATCCCCGAAAAACTGTACGTCGCGGTCGCCGAGGTCTTCCGATTCATCTACGCGCTTACCAATAAACCCAAATAA
- a CDS encoding YcgN family cysteine cluster protein — MKTTHERFWETKRLDELNFEEWEALCDGCGLCCLHRLQGEEEDDPVLTTRVVCRCYDLAGGCCGDYANRFERVEGCTQLTVERTAEFDWLPETCAYRLRHHGKSLPQWHPLISGSNEGARQHGVLTLEAILETEEIDLEEYIID, encoded by the coding sequence ATGAAAACGACACACGAACGATTTTGGGAAACCAAACGGCTGGATGAACTGAATTTTGAAGAGTGGGAAGCCCTCTGCGACGGGTGCGGACTCTGTTGCCTGCATCGCCTCCAGGGCGAAGAAGAGGACGATCCGGTCCTCACGACGCGCGTCGTCTGCCGGTGTTACGATCTCGCAGGCGGATGCTGCGGCGACTATGCGAACCGCTTTGAGCGGGTCGAGGGATGTACCCAACTCACCGTAGAGCGGACCGCCGAGTTCGACTGGCTCCCCGAAACCTGTGCCTACCGCCTCCGCCATCACGGCAAAAGCCTGCCGCAATGGCATCCCCTCATCAGCGGCTCAAACGAAGGGGCCAGACAGCACGGCGTCCTGACCCTGGAAGCGATCCTCGAAACCGAGGAGATCGACCTCGAAGAGTATATTATCGACTGA
- a CDS encoding HD domain-containing phosphohydrolase, whose translation MNSGMKIVIVDDESVNLMLLEVIVRQEGYDPRIFDNPFDALEYLEGNEADLLMTDFNMPGLDGIGLLEKAKELQPKIKSIMITGNEEESVREQAFAKGVNDFLNKPYSQTEVKLRIKNIHILRIEERSREALREREHEALRILSRTAEYKDPETGSHIARVAHYSKMLARLCGLDEEEQELIFYAAPLHDIGKVGIEDAVLLKPGKLDEAEFERMKAHSDVGYEILADAQNPYLAAGAVIARSHHEKYNGTGYPYGLKGEEIPLYGRIVAIADVFDALTSIRPYKKAWSFEEAMALIVREKGEHFDPVLVDLFVQSEAEIREIFVRFGAE comes from the coding sequence GTGAACAGCGGAATGAAAATCGTCATCGTCGATGACGAATCGGTGAACCTGATGCTGCTCGAAGTGATCGTCCGTCAGGAGGGATACGACCCCCGCATTTTCGACAACCCTTTCGATGCCCTCGAATACCTGGAGGGGAACGAAGCCGATTTGCTGATGACCGATTTCAACATGCCCGGACTCGATGGGATCGGCCTGCTTGAAAAGGCCAAAGAGCTCCAGCCCAAAATCAAAAGCATCATGATCACCGGAAACGAGGAAGAGTCGGTGCGCGAACAGGCGTTTGCCAAAGGGGTGAACGATTTTCTGAACAAGCCCTATTCGCAGACCGAAGTCAAACTCCGGATCAAAAACATCCACATCCTCCGGATCGAGGAGCGTTCGCGCGAAGCGCTCCGGGAACGCGAACACGAAGCGCTCCGCATCCTCTCCCGAACCGCCGAATACAAAGACCCCGAAACCGGGTCGCACATTGCCCGCGTGGCCCATTACTCGAAAATGCTCGCACGCCTCTGCGGGCTGGACGAGGAGGAACAGGAGCTGATCTTTTACGCCGCACCGCTGCACGACATCGGGAAAGTGGGGATCGAGGACGCGGTACTGCTCAAACCCGGCAAACTCGACGAAGCGGAGTTCGAACGGATGAAAGCCCACAGCGACGTCGGATACGAAATCCTCGCCGATGCCCAAAACCCCTATCTCGCGGCGGGAGCGGTTATCGCCCGCTCGCACCATGAAAAATACAACGGGACGGGATACCCTTACGGTTTGAAAGGCGAAGAGATACCGCTCTATGGCCGGATCGTCGCGATTGCCGACGTGTTCGACGCGCTCACCTCGATCCGTCCCTACAAAAAAGCGTGGAGCTTCGAAGAGGCGATGGCGCTGATCGTCCGCGAAAAGGGGGAACATTTCGACCCCGTGCTGGTCGACCTGTTCGTCCAAAGCGAAGCCGAGATCCGCGAAATCTTCGTCCGTTTCGGGGCGGAGTGA